The Sulfurospirillum diekertiae genomic sequence CCCTTGTGGAGGTCGATCTTGACATTAGGGTCGGTATAAACGCCCGAGGTGTCGTACACGTGAAGCGGTGGGTTTTCTTCAAATGTGCCATCTCTTAATGAGGTTGCACTGAGCGTGATTTCTCGCATCGGGACTTGAATGTCAGAGCGTGAACCTTGTATGTAAATTTTTTTGGAACTTGGGAAGTTTTGAATGTAAGATGAATCTATTTTTTCAAGATTATCGAGGACTTTACTCATGGGTTTATCTCCTTATTTCCTACGCTGGCATTATCCAGATCAGGTTCGTGAAGTCACATTAATGACTCCTTGGGGTGTAATCTCAGCTTTTTACGGCACCCCCACAGACAATGGTAAACAATTAAAAAAGTAGTTGATTATACAGTGCTATGCAAAGAGGTGACTTAAGAAAAAAAGTTGGATTGGGAAAAGTAAGAATTTAGTAAAGATACGTTTCGAATGTTTACATGTAAAGCTTATCGACCTATGACAAAGGTACTATTATTGATGGTATAGAGCAAAGATTCTTCCAGTTTAATGGGTAAAGGGGCAGAGACATTGCCTAGAAATTCAGGCATGTTGAGTTGATAGTCGCTGTTAGGGTTTTGTCCTTGGAGAATGACTTTTGCAGAGCCTATAATTTGATTGGCGATCTCTTTGAGGAGGTCATCCAAGTCATCTTCGCAGAGATTGTCTTCAAAGAGGAGATTTTTAGCAATTTCATTCAGTGTCTCTTTTTCAAAGAAAAGATACCAAATGTGCTCACACTCATTTTCGATTAAAGCAATAGCAGAGCCATAAAATTGTCCGCCTAGGTTTTCTACCATACGTGGAATTTCACATAGAATAGTCGAACAAAAATTTTCAGTCGCTTCAATCACAGCTTGCTTCATTGCTAACCCTTTAATGTGCGCTTTTGGCACATTATAGATTAAT encodes the following:
- a CDS encoding chemotaxis protein CheX, encoding MKQAVIEATENFCSTILCEIPRMVENLGGQFYGSAIALIENECEHIWYLFFEKETLNEIAKNLLFEDNLCEDDLDDLLKEIANQIIGSAKVILQGQNPNSDYQLNMPEFLGNVSAPLPIKLEESLLYTINNSTFVIGR